The following proteins come from a genomic window of Pseudomonas cichorii:
- a CDS encoding polysaccharide deacetylase family protein, with amino-acid sequence MCPVFRTLAVLVVALGLSGCIANPVPLTPQTVERLHQQPPVRFLLTFDDGPSASSFYNPTLTVLDSLATNPVQPDIKAVFFVQTGASGAGGSEQGRAIMQRQHAEGHVLGFHTSTPHHTNHRSLNPEELEQSLTQGSGIIAGITGTPTVLLRPPFWNYDKRTFAAYQQHGLHVLLTDLSANDGKIWGYNFSLRRRSNMVRQLSEVRERIAAGELPSIEGVIPVVVTFHDLNRYTARHAREYLQILIDSARETGVALDQKPFYDDSAQLKRAALARTVKSRDESVRLPGIWNWLWDQNSH; translated from the coding sequence ATGTGCCCTGTTTTTCGTACCCTGGCGGTGCTGGTTGTCGCGCTCGGCCTTTCGGGCTGCATCGCCAACCCTGTTCCCCTGACGCCACAGACGGTCGAGCGCCTGCATCAGCAGCCACCGGTTCGGTTTCTGCTGACATTCGATGACGGGCCCAGCGCATCAAGCTTTTACAATCCGACGCTCACGGTGCTGGACAGCCTGGCCACTAACCCCGTGCAGCCGGATATCAAGGCTGTTTTCTTCGTCCAGACCGGTGCAAGTGGCGCAGGCGGCAGTGAGCAGGGCCGAGCGATCATGCAGCGCCAACATGCCGAAGGGCATGTGCTGGGCTTTCATACCAGCACCCCGCACCACACCAATCACCGCTCGCTGAACCCTGAAGAGCTTGAGCAATCCCTGACGCAAGGCAGTGGAATCATCGCCGGCATCACGGGCACGCCGACGGTCTTGCTGCGTCCGCCATTCTGGAACTACGACAAGCGCACCTTCGCGGCCTATCAGCAGCATGGCCTGCATGTGCTGCTGACTGACCTGAGTGCCAATGACGGCAAGATATGGGGTTACAACTTCAGCCTGCGCCGTCGATCCAATATGGTCCGGCAGCTATCGGAAGTGCGCGAGCGCATCGCCGCAGGCGAGCTGCCCTCCATCGAGGGCGTCATACCGGTGGTGGTCACGTTTCATGATCTGAATCGCTACACCGCCCGGCATGCTCGGGAATACCTGCAGATCCTGATCGATAGCGCCCGTGAAACCGGCGTGGCCCTGGATCAAAAGCCTTTCTACGACGACAGTGCGCAGTTGAAGCGCGCTGCGCTGGCTCGTACGGTCAAGAGCCGTGATGAGAGCGTGCGTTTGCCGGGTATATGGAACTGGCTCTGGGATCAAAACTCGCACTAG
- a CDS encoding polyamine ABC transporter substrate-binding protein, giving the protein MLSKSVAALMLLVSTSHAADRVNIYNWTDYIASDTLKNFQAATGIKPDYQTYETNEALNARLMARHSGYDIVVPSVHFMARQIDKGALKVLDKHQLPNWKNLNPVLLKALEVNDPGNQHGFPYLWGSTGIGYNVDKVKSVLGDDTPLDSWDLILKPENMQKLAQCGVAILDNAAQVLPIVLNYLELPPHSEQPEDYAKVEAALAAIRPYVLYFDSVKYIEDLGSGKICMTLGFSGDMAQAQERADKADNGIKIGYTVPREGAPMWFDMVAMPIDAPNEKAGYAFMNYLLRPEVMAHITNEVKYANGNEKADALIDPALWADTSVYPNAEMLSRMFVLEPVEMKTEALRTRIWARTKSGN; this is encoded by the coding sequence ATGCTGAGTAAATCCGTTGCTGCGCTGATGTTGCTGGTCTCCACCAGTCATGCAGCAGACAGGGTCAATATCTACAACTGGACCGACTACATCGCGTCCGACACCCTGAAGAACTTTCAGGCGGCGACCGGTATCAAGCCCGATTACCAGACCTACGAAACCAATGAAGCCCTCAATGCCAGACTCATGGCCCGTCACTCGGGTTATGACATCGTGGTGCCGTCGGTGCATTTCATGGCGCGGCAGATCGACAAGGGCGCCTTGAAGGTGCTCGACAAGCATCAGCTACCCAACTGGAAGAATCTGAACCCGGTCCTGCTCAAGGCGCTGGAGGTCAACGATCCCGGTAATCAGCATGGGTTTCCCTATCTGTGGGGCAGCACCGGCATCGGTTACAACGTGGACAAGGTCAAGTCTGTACTGGGCGACGACACGCCGCTGGACTCCTGGGACCTCATCCTGAAGCCGGAGAATATGCAAAAGCTTGCCCAGTGTGGTGTTGCGATCCTGGATAACGCTGCGCAAGTGCTTCCGATCGTCTTGAACTATCTGGAACTGCCTCCCCACAGCGAGCAACCTGAAGACTATGCAAAGGTCGAGGCTGCACTGGCTGCCATTCGTCCCTATGTTCTGTACTTCGACTCGGTCAAGTACATCGAGGATCTGGGCAGCGGCAAGATCTGCATGACATTGGGTTTTTCCGGTGATATGGCTCAGGCCCAGGAGCGCGCAGATAAAGCTGATAACGGCATAAAAATCGGTTACACCGTCCCCAGGGAGGGCGCGCCGATGTGGTTCGACATGGTTGCCATGCCCATCGATGCTCCCAATGAAAAGGCTGGCTATGCCTTCATGAATTACCTGTTGCGTCCGGAAGTGATGGCCCACATCACCAACGAGGTCAAATATGCCAATGGCAATGAAAAAGCCGATGCATTGATCGACCCGGCTCTTTGGGCTGACACCAGCGTTTACCCCAATGCCGAGATGCTCAGCCGGATGTTCGTGCTTGAGCCGGTCGAGATGAAAACCGAAGCGTTGCGCACACGTATCTGGGCCCGCACCAAATCAGGAAATTGA
- a CDS encoding DUF1652 domain-containing protein, whose translation MTKVTFPNACQLMRWHFHPVGFEATMDAPSSMIARLFDRASGETVVAIAGLPCATVMNATDVERIIEAIEAEMELFGSNQLAGFL comes from the coding sequence ATGACCAAAGTCACGTTCCCCAATGCATGCCAACTGATGCGCTGGCACTTTCATCCGGTTGGCTTTGAAGCCACCATGGATGCCCCCAGCAGCATGATTGCCCGCCTGTTCGACCGGGCCAGCGGTGAAACGGTAGTGGCGATTGCCGGCCTGCCCTGCGCAACAGTCATGAACGCCACCGACGTAGAGCGGATCATCGAGGCCATCGAAGCCGAGATGGAACTGTTCGGCAGCAATCAACTGGCTGGCTTCCTGTAA
- a CDS encoding methyl-accepting chemotaxis protein, with protein sequence MSLRSINIAPRAFLGFAFIAVLVIGLGIFALNRMSIIRQATTDLETNMLPSIGYLGEVDENLLLLRIMSFRYLINREPEQIQDTESRAQLLTQKLKKAESSYAALPADGEEKDTYRKFQVSLAEYLDIQQTAITLSRSNDLEALKTLVNTKMKTSTDLIASQLDQLITINKKSALDASELSSMHFDNANTAIIFVSVLAAALTVLLAWLLTRSIVMPLSRAVRAAQEISDGNLTRHIEVDGNDEPARLLEALVVMQQNLRKTIEQISGSATQLASAAEELSAVTEESSRGLQQQNDELEQAATAVNQMTAAVEEVARNAVSTSQASQQSNETARQGRDKVVETVKAIQVMTQDVQSASSLVEGLATQGREIGKVLDVIRGIAEQTNLLALNAAIEAARAGEAGRGFAVVADEVRALAHRTAQSTREIEQMVAGIQSGTGQAVESMTLNTGRTRVTLDLAQAAGDALERITDAISQINERNLVIASASEEQAQVSREVDRNLVNIRDLANQSAAGANQTSAASHELSRLAVGLNTMVGRFVI encoded by the coding sequence ATGTCACTACGAAGCATCAATATTGCGCCTCGTGCTTTTCTGGGCTTTGCCTTTATTGCCGTTCTGGTAATAGGGCTGGGCATTTTCGCACTCAACCGCATGTCGATCATTCGCCAGGCCACCACGGACCTGGAAACCAACATGCTGCCCAGCATCGGCTACCTGGGTGAAGTGGACGAGAACCTGCTGCTGTTACGCATCATGTCGTTCAGGTACCTGATCAACCGGGAGCCCGAGCAGATACAGGACACCGAAAGCCGTGCCCAGCTGTTGACTCAAAAACTCAAGAAAGCCGAATCCAGTTATGCAGCCTTGCCAGCGGACGGTGAGGAAAAAGACACCTACAGAAAGTTTCAAGTGTCGTTGGCCGAATACCTGGATATACAACAAACTGCAATAACGCTGTCGCGCAGTAATGATCTTGAAGCGTTGAAGACACTGGTCAACACAAAGATGAAAACCAGTACGGATTTGATCGCTTCGCAACTTGATCAATTGATCACGATCAATAAAAAGTCGGCCCTGGATGCTTCCGAACTTTCAAGCATGCATTTTGATAATGCCAATACCGCAATCATTTTTGTTTCGGTGCTGGCGGCGGCCTTGACGGTTCTTCTGGCCTGGTTGTTAACGCGCAGTATTGTCATGCCATTGTCCAGAGCAGTACGTGCTGCGCAGGAAATCTCCGACGGCAACCTGACCCGGCATATCGAAGTAGACGGCAATGACGAACCTGCACGTCTGCTGGAAGCCCTGGTAGTGATGCAGCAGAACCTGCGCAAGACCATCGAACAGATTTCAGGTTCTGCAACTCAACTGGCTTCGGCGGCTGAAGAGCTGAGCGCGGTCACTGAAGAGTCCTCCCGCGGGCTGCAACAGCAGAATGATGAGCTTGAACAAGCGGCCACCGCCGTCAACCAGATGACCGCTGCCGTGGAAGAGGTAGCACGCAACGCTGTATCCACCTCGCAAGCCTCGCAGCAATCCAATGAAACGGCGCGTCAGGGGCGGGACAAGGTGGTGGAAACGGTCAAGGCGATCCAGGTCATGACCCAGGACGTACAGAGCGCTTCCAGTTTGGTCGAAGGGCTGGCCACTCAGGGACGTGAGATCGGCAAAGTGCTGGATGTGATTCGTGGCATCGCCGAGCAGACCAACCTGCTGGCACTCAACGCTGCCATCGAAGCCGCACGTGCAGGCGAGGCGGGTAGAGGGTTTGCGGTCGTGGCAGACGAAGTGCGGGCGCTGGCGCATCGTACCGCCCAGTCGACCCGGGAAATCGAGCAGATGGTGGCAGGCATCCAGAGCGGCACTGGGCAGGCGGTGGAGTCCATGACCCTCAATACCGGCCGTACCCGAGTCACGCTGGACCTGGCTCAGGCCGCAGGCGATGCTCTGGAGCGGATCACCGATGCCATCTCGCAGATCAACGAGCGCAATCTGGTGATTGCCAGTGCTTCGGAAGAACAGGCTCAGGTTTCCCGGGAAGTTGACCGCAACCTGGTGAATATCCGTGACCTGGCCAACCAGTCCGCCGCAGGTGCCAATCAGACCAGCGCTGCCAGCCACGAGCTGTCACGACTGGCGGTGGGCCTCAATACGATGGTGGGTCGATTCGTGATCTGA
- a CDS encoding urea carboxylase-associated family protein: MYKDYPAAYQVSKGAALQVDKAFYERIRASTGQRTLIETFEVPIRTGRAWKVKAGQVFRVTTPIGPQVGDFNVWNADDPRERLWAARTRQLQGAHVTTHDRLWSNLPFLRPMVTITDDSLASYGIDEHGGRLHDLLGTRCDPYVNKMLTGEDFHHHCHSNLTRAVLPHGLTEFDVHDVLNIFQCTGLNHDDMYFMKACPARQGDYLEFFAEIDLLCALSTCPGGDLSLPMWGPDAQDPLSVCRPLGVEIYNLDDSLLEGWTSPRRASYDGLHGLKISPAEWEK, from the coding sequence ATGTACAAGGATTACCCCGCCGCTTATCAGGTCAGCAAAGGCGCTGCGCTGCAGGTAGACAAGGCGTTTTACGAGCGTATACGCGCCAGTACCGGACAGCGCACGCTGATTGAGACATTCGAGGTGCCGATTCGTACCGGGCGGGCCTGGAAGGTCAAGGCGGGGCAGGTGTTTCGAGTCACCACTCCGATCGGCCCGCAGGTCGGCGATTTCAATGTCTGGAATGCCGACGATCCTCGTGAGCGCCTCTGGGCAGCACGTACTCGCCAGTTGCAGGGGGCTCATGTCACGACTCACGACAGGCTCTGGTCGAACCTGCCATTCCTGCGGCCCATGGTGACCATCACCGACGACAGCCTGGCCAGTTACGGCATCGACGAGCACGGCGGCCGTCTGCATGATCTGCTTGGCACCCGCTGCGACCCTTACGTCAACAAGATGCTGACCGGCGAAGATTTTCACCATCACTGCCACTCGAACCTGACCCGCGCAGTGTTGCCCCACGGCCTGACCGAATTCGATGTCCATGACGTGCTGAATATCTTCCAGTGCACCGGCCTCAATCATGACGACATGTATTTCATGAAAGCCTGCCCGGCCCGTCAGGGCGATTACCTGGAATTCTTCGCGGAAATCGACTTGCTGTGCGCCTTGTCCACGTGCCCAGGCGGTGACCTGTCATTGCCCATGTGGGGGCCGGACGCTCAGGATCCGCTGTCTGTCTGTCGTCCCTTGGGTGTGGAAATCTACAACCTTGATGACTCGCTGCTGGAGGGCTGGACGTCGCCTCGGCGGGCCAGTTACGACGGTTTGCACGGGTTGAAGATTTCACCGGCAGAATGGGAGAAGTAG